Proteins from a single region of Ischnura elegans chromosome 2, ioIscEleg1.1, whole genome shotgun sequence:
- the LOC124154003 gene encoding hydroxymethylglutaryl-CoA lyase, mitochondrial isoform X3 produces MPGLESFLSCHESQRNENNGSTVIPHPIFPRHVRIVEVGPRDGLQNEKTVVPTNVKIQFINMLAEAGLKTIEVTSFVSPKWVPQMADHKEVLGGITKHPGVSYPTLVPNMKGLQAAIDAGVEEIAVFGSASEAFSQKNINCSIDESLERFATVAHFAIRSGIRVRGYVSCVCGCPYQGAVAPEDVARVAIALRKMGCYEISLGDTIGVGTPGSVRRLLTHLLNPDGGSHEHKFSPSELAVHFHNTYGQALPNVLTALEFGVQVVDSSTGGLGGCPYAKGASGNVATEDLVYMLEGMGISTGVNLEKLLEAANFISAAIGRPPASNVARAMAPPAGGLKIKDSHL; encoded by the exons ATGCCTGGGTTGGAGTCATTCCTCAGCTGCCACGAATCTCAAAGGAACGAGAATAAT GGATCGACTGTGATACCGCACCCCATCTTTCCTCGTCATGTAAGGATTGTGGAAGTCGGCCCCAGGGATGGGCTTCAAAATGAGAAGACTGTGGTGCCCACCAACGTTAAAATACAGTTCATCAACATGCTAGCCGAAGCTGGGCTTAAAACAATCGAAGTTACCAG CTTTGTGTCACCAAAATGGGTCCCACAGATGGCTGATCACAAAGAGGTACTTGGGGGAATCACTAAACATCCTGGTGTTTCATATCCAACTTTGGTTCCGAACATGAAGGGCCTCCAAGCTGCT ATTGATGCTGGTGTGGAAGAAATAGCTGTGTTTGGTTCAGCCTCAGAAGCCTTCTCTCAAAAGAACATCAACTGCAGCATTGACGAGAGCCTCGAAAGATTTGCAACAGTGGCTCATTTTGCCATAAGGTCTGGCATCCGAGTTCGTGGCTATGTATCCTGTGTGTGTGGATGTCCCTACCAGGGAGCAGTTGCACCTGAAGATGTTGCAAGG GTTGCTATTGCTCTCCGAAAAATGGGCTGCTATGAGATATCTCTTGGTGATACCATTGGTGTTGGTACCCCTGGCTCTGTACGAAGGCTTCTCACACATCTGCTAAACCCAGATGGTGGCTCCCACGAGCACAAGTTTTCTCCTTCAGAATTGGCTGTCCATTTCCATAACACCTACGGGCAGGCCCTTCCTAATGTCCTGACAGCACTTGAG TTTGGTGTTCAAGTTGTCGATTCTTCCACTGGAGGCCTTGGTGGGTGTCCGTATGCAAAAGGGGCATCTGGTAACGTGGCAACGGAAGATCTGGTTTACATGCTTGAAGGTATGGGTATTTCAACCGGTGTGAACTTGGAGAAGTTACTGGAAGCTGCCAACTTTATTTCTGCAGCAATTGGGAGGCCCCCTGCATCCAATGTTGCTAGAGCTATGGCCCCACCAGCCGGTGGACTCAAAATCAAAGATTCCCACCTCTGA
- the LOC124154003 gene encoding hydroxymethylglutaryl-CoA lyase, mitochondrial isoform X2 — MWKLVHDLYKLCQRKDYDDIGCKEGSTVIPHPIFPRHVRIVEVGPRDGLQNEKTVVPTNVKIQFINMLAEAGLKTIEVTSFVSPKWVPQMADHKEVLGGITKHPGVSYPTLVPNMKGLQAAIDAGVEEIAVFGSASEAFSQKNINCSIDESLERFATVAHFAIRSGIRVRGYVSCVCGCPYQGAVAPEDVARVAIALRKMGCYEISLGDTIGVGTPGSVRRLLTHLLNPDGGSHEHKFSPSELAVHFHNTYGQALPNVLTALEFGVQVVDSSTGGLGGCPYAKGASGNVATEDLVYMLEGMGISTGVNLEKLLEAANFISAAIGRPPASNVARAMAPPAGGLKIKDSHL, encoded by the exons ATGTGGAAATTGGTTCACGATTTGTATAAGCTCTGCCAAAGAAAAGATTACGATGATATTGGTTGCAAAGAG GGATCGACTGTGATACCGCACCCCATCTTTCCTCGTCATGTAAGGATTGTGGAAGTCGGCCCCAGGGATGGGCTTCAAAATGAGAAGACTGTGGTGCCCACCAACGTTAAAATACAGTTCATCAACATGCTAGCCGAAGCTGGGCTTAAAACAATCGAAGTTACCAG CTTTGTGTCACCAAAATGGGTCCCACAGATGGCTGATCACAAAGAGGTACTTGGGGGAATCACTAAACATCCTGGTGTTTCATATCCAACTTTGGTTCCGAACATGAAGGGCCTCCAAGCTGCT ATTGATGCTGGTGTGGAAGAAATAGCTGTGTTTGGTTCAGCCTCAGAAGCCTTCTCTCAAAAGAACATCAACTGCAGCATTGACGAGAGCCTCGAAAGATTTGCAACAGTGGCTCATTTTGCCATAAGGTCTGGCATCCGAGTTCGTGGCTATGTATCCTGTGTGTGTGGATGTCCCTACCAGGGAGCAGTTGCACCTGAAGATGTTGCAAGG GTTGCTATTGCTCTCCGAAAAATGGGCTGCTATGAGATATCTCTTGGTGATACCATTGGTGTTGGTACCCCTGGCTCTGTACGAAGGCTTCTCACACATCTGCTAAACCCAGATGGTGGCTCCCACGAGCACAAGTTTTCTCCTTCAGAATTGGCTGTCCATTTCCATAACACCTACGGGCAGGCCCTTCCTAATGTCCTGACAGCACTTGAG TTTGGTGTTCAAGTTGTCGATTCTTCCACTGGAGGCCTTGGTGGGTGTCCGTATGCAAAAGGGGCATCTGGTAACGTGGCAACGGAAGATCTGGTTTACATGCTTGAAGGTATGGGTATTTCAACCGGTGTGAACTTGGAGAAGTTACTGGAAGCTGCCAACTTTATTTCTGCAGCAATTGGGAGGCCCCCTGCATCCAATGTTGCTAGAGCTATGGCCCCACCAGCCGGTGGACTCAAAATCAAAGATTCCCACCTCTGA
- the LOC124154003 gene encoding hydroxymethylglutaryl-CoA lyase, mitochondrial isoform X1, which produces MAILKLLIRRNLLTSRNLSQFRGAALGSTVIPHPIFPRHVRIVEVGPRDGLQNEKTVVPTNVKIQFINMLAEAGLKTIEVTSFVSPKWVPQMADHKEVLGGITKHPGVSYPTLVPNMKGLQAAIDAGVEEIAVFGSASEAFSQKNINCSIDESLERFATVAHFAIRSGIRVRGYVSCVCGCPYQGAVAPEDVARVAIALRKMGCYEISLGDTIGVGTPGSVRRLLTHLLNPDGGSHEHKFSPSELAVHFHNTYGQALPNVLTALEFGVQVVDSSTGGLGGCPYAKGASGNVATEDLVYMLEGMGISTGVNLEKLLEAANFISAAIGRPPASNVARAMAPPAGGLKIKDSHL; this is translated from the exons ATGGCAATTTTGAAGCTTCTAATCCGGAGAAATTTGTTAACATCGAGGAATTTGAGTCAATTCCGGGGCGCTGCATTA GGATCGACTGTGATACCGCACCCCATCTTTCCTCGTCATGTAAGGATTGTGGAAGTCGGCCCCAGGGATGGGCTTCAAAATGAGAAGACTGTGGTGCCCACCAACGTTAAAATACAGTTCATCAACATGCTAGCCGAAGCTGGGCTTAAAACAATCGAAGTTACCAG CTTTGTGTCACCAAAATGGGTCCCACAGATGGCTGATCACAAAGAGGTACTTGGGGGAATCACTAAACATCCTGGTGTTTCATATCCAACTTTGGTTCCGAACATGAAGGGCCTCCAAGCTGCT ATTGATGCTGGTGTGGAAGAAATAGCTGTGTTTGGTTCAGCCTCAGAAGCCTTCTCTCAAAAGAACATCAACTGCAGCATTGACGAGAGCCTCGAAAGATTTGCAACAGTGGCTCATTTTGCCATAAGGTCTGGCATCCGAGTTCGTGGCTATGTATCCTGTGTGTGTGGATGTCCCTACCAGGGAGCAGTTGCACCTGAAGATGTTGCAAGG GTTGCTATTGCTCTCCGAAAAATGGGCTGCTATGAGATATCTCTTGGTGATACCATTGGTGTTGGTACCCCTGGCTCTGTACGAAGGCTTCTCACACATCTGCTAAACCCAGATGGTGGCTCCCACGAGCACAAGTTTTCTCCTTCAGAATTGGCTGTCCATTTCCATAACACCTACGGGCAGGCCCTTCCTAATGTCCTGACAGCACTTGAG TTTGGTGTTCAAGTTGTCGATTCTTCCACTGGAGGCCTTGGTGGGTGTCCGTATGCAAAAGGGGCATCTGGTAACGTGGCAACGGAAGATCTGGTTTACATGCTTGAAGGTATGGGTATTTCAACCGGTGTGAACTTGGAGAAGTTACTGGAAGCTGCCAACTTTATTTCTGCAGCAATTGGGAGGCCCCCTGCATCCAATGTTGCTAGAGCTATGGCCCCACCAGCCGGTGGACTCAAAATCAAAGATTCCCACCTCTGA